The genomic segment CTCTGGCCCTGCGCCGCTTCCGGCGGTGTCTGGCTCTGCTGGGGCTGCGCCGAGTTCTGGGACGTGGTGCCCGTGCTCTCCTGGGTAGTGCTCGTGTTGTTCGCGTTGCCCGTTCCGGTGTCACACCCGGCGAGCGCCAGGCTGAGCAAGACGAGCAGCGCTGCGGAGCCCCGTCCGGGCGTGCGGGGGGAGGGGCGGCCCGGATGGCGGTGAGGTGCGTTCATGGCTCATTATTCGCCTCTGCGGGTGTGCCGTGTGACAGGGCGCCCTTGAGCAAGGTCAGGGAAAGGGCCCGGCCTCACACCTTCACCCGGAGAGCCACCCGCTGCCCATACCTCTTCATCTGCCAGGCGGGCACGTGCGATTGCGCGCTGTCGCCCGGGGCGAAAAGGGCACCATCCCTGGACAACTCATTCGCGCTGTCGAGCCACGACCTCCAACGCTCAGAAGGGCAGCAGCCCGGTCATCAGGTAGACACTGCCCCTTGTCGGTCCGTCTGCGTTGTCCAAAACGTTGAAGCCCCCGATGCGACCGTCCACGTCACAGAATTCCCTCTCGCTGCTCGTCGGGGCGCGGCAATTCACGTCGTGCAGCCTGCCGTCGAGGGTCCGCATCTGCCCGGTCTGGAGCTTCGGGGCGGCGAAGATGTGGGCGCGTGCGAAGGTTCCCGCCTCCGCCGAGGCGAGGAAGTTCTCGACGCTGACGCCCTTACGCGCCAGCGCTGCGGCGAGTTCGGGGCGGTCGTCCCCATTGGGCAGCAAAACGGTGACCTCCCCCTCCACCGTCCTCAGGACGGGCAGGATGGCCTGACAGCCCAGCCCCTCCTTGTCACGGGCACAGAGCCGGATGTACTCGCGCGCATCCGGCGGCGTGTACAGATCGAGGCCGGGGCTGCACGCCGACAGCATGACGGCGGTGAGGGCAGCGGGAAGCAGGTTCATAGGTCACCCCAGCGTAACCCCGCAGGGGCAAGAAAAAGCCCCCGACACCCTCTCCGGGCACGGGGACTTCCTGACGCTCGCCACCTGACCCTCACGCGAACTGCGCCAGCACCTGCTCCAGCCTCTCCTTCTGCGCCGAGAAGTCCTGCACGCGGCGCCGTTCCTCCTCGATCACATCGTGAGGGGCGCGGGCGACGAAGCCTTCGCTTCGCAGCTTGCCCTGCGCCTGCCTGATCTGCTTGTCGAACTCGGCGAGGCGCTTGCGTTGCCGGGCGAGCCAGTCTTCCACGTCCACCGTGCCCTCCAGCGGCGCGCGCACCGTCACACCCGCCTCCACGGCGCTGAGGGTGCGGCCCTCCAGCACGTCCGTCAGGGTCACGCGGGCGATGCCCTCCACCACCCGGGCGTTCTCGCGCACGAGAGGAGCGAGGTCGCCCTCCACCGCCACGCTCAGGCGGTCTTGCGGAGAGAGGCCGAGTTCGTTCTTCAGGCTGCGGGCGGCACTCACGGCGGCGCGCAGGGCCCCGAAGGCGCGGGTGGCCTCGGCGTCGTGCAGCGTCTCGTCCGGCTGCGGCCACGAGTGCAGCGCGAGCTGGCGGCGGTGCCCGAGAGAGGCGTACAGCTCCGACGTGATGAAGGGCATGAAGGGGTGCAGCAGCTTGAGGATGTGCTCCAGCACGGCCTTGAGGGTGCCCAACGTGCCGAGCCGCCCCTCGGCGAGCGCGGGCTTGGCCGCCTCGATGTACCAGTCGCAGAACTCGTCCCAGGTGAAGGCGTACAGGGCGCGGATGGCCGCCCCGATGTCGTACTCGTCCAGCAGGGCCGTCACCTCCGCCGTCACCGCGTTCAGGCGGCTGATGATCCAGCGGTCGGCGAGGGTGAGGTCGGGCCGGGCGCGGAGTTGGGCCAGGGCGTCCCGGCTGCGCAGGGGGTCGCTGCCGTGCGTGTCCGGCGCCTCCACCGCGCTCCGGACATAGCGGGTCAGGTCGTCGTCCCCGCCGAGGTTCGGCACGCCCTCGGCCAGCCGCAGCCGGGCGAAGCGGGCCGCGTTCCAGAGCTTGTTGGCGAAGTTGCGCCCCTGCTCGAACCGCCGGGGATCGTGCCGGATGTCCTGCCCGCCCGTGGACAGGCTGGTGAAGGCGAAGCGGCAGGCGTCCACCCCGTAGGTGTCGAAGAGTTCCAGGGGGTCGATGCCGTTCCCCTTGCTCTTGGACATCTTCTGCCCCTTGGCGTCGAGGTACAGGCCGTGCAGCATCACCGTGGAGAAGGGGGCCTGTCCGGTGAAGTGGTACCCCGCCATCTCCATGCGCGCCACCCAGAAGAACAGGATGTCGTAGCCGGTCACGAGCACCTGGGTCGGGTAGAACTTGCGGTAGTCCTCGCAGTCGGTGTCCGGCCAGCCCAGCGTCGAGAAGGGCCAGAGGTTCGAGGAAAACCACGTGTCGAACACGTCCGGGTCGCGGCGCAGGTTGAGGTGGGCGTAGCGCGGGTCCTGGTCGCAGTCGAGGTCGGGAGTCTCGGGGCTCGGCACGTACACGTTGCCCTCGTCGTCGTACCACGCGGGAATCTGGTGGCCCCACCAGAGCTGGCGCGAGATATTCCAGTCGCGGATGTTCTCCAGCCAGTCGCGGTTGACCTTGGTGTACCGCTCGGGCGTCAGGCGGATCTCGCCCGCGTCGAGCCCGGCGAGCACCCGGTCGGCCATCGGCTTCATGGTCACGAACCACTGGGTCGAGACGATGGGCTCCACCGGCACCTTCGTCCGCTCGCTCAGGCCGATGGCGGTGTCGTGGTCTCTCTCCTCGATCAGGTCGCCCGACTCGGCCAGCGCCGCCACCACCGCTTTCCGGGCCGCAAACCGCTCCATGCCCCGGAAGGGTTCGGGCACGAGGTCCGAGCCGAGGTTGCCGTCGAGGTCGATCACGCTGGGTCGCGCTAAGTTATGCCGCTCCCCGATCTCGAAGTCGGTGGGGTCGTGGGCGGGGGTGATCTTCAGGGCGCCCACGCCGAACTCCCGCTCCACCGCCTCGTCGGCGATGATCGGGATGAACCGGTCGGTGAGGGGGATGCGCGCCCGCTGGCCGATCAGGTGCCGGAACCGCTCGTCCTCGGGATGCACGGCAATCGCCTGGTCCGCGAAGATCGTCTCGGGCCGGACGGTGGCGATGCGGATTTCACCGCTTTCACCGTTGCTGGCGGGAAGAGACGGGTCCTCCAGCTTGTAGCTCAGAGTGGACATCTTCCCCTTGCGCACCTCGCGGTCGATCTCCAGTTCGGAGAGGGTGGTCTGCGAGGCGGGGTCCCAGTTCACGATGCGCTCGCCGCGGTAGGCGAGGCCCTCGTGGTAGAGCCGCACGAACTGGGCGCGCACGGCCTTGCTGAGTTCCTCGTCCATCGTGAACTTCTCGCGGGTCCAGTCCACGCTCACGCCGAGACGGGTCAGTTGGTCGAGGATCATCCCGCCCGACTGCGCCTTCCACTCCCACACGCGGTTCACGAACGCCCCCCGCCCCAGGTCGAAGCGGGTCAGGCCCTCCTGCTTGAGCTGGCGCTCCACCACGACCTGCGTGCTGATGCCCGCGTGGTCCATCCCCGGCAGGTACAGGGCCTCGAAGCCCTGCGTCCGTTTGAAGCGGATCAGGGTGTCGATCAGGGTGTTGTCGAGCGCGTGCCCCAGGTGCAGGTTGCCCGTCACGTTGGGCGGCGGAATCACGATGGTGAAGGGGGGCTTGCCGCTGCTCGCGTCCGCCCGGAAGGGTTCGCTCCTCCAGCGCGCGGCCCAGGCGGGCTCGATGGCGGCGGGATCGAAGGCCTTGGCGAGGGCGCCGGAGCCCGCCTCGGTGGGGTCGAAGGTCGTGTCAGTCATGGGAAAGCTCCATCGGGGGGAGGTGAAGGTGCCGGGTGAGTTCGGGGAGGGCGGCGTCGTGGCCGTCGCCGGGAGTCAGGCTAGAGGCGCCGAGGGGAGCGAAGCGGCAGAGGAAGGTGAGCCCGGCGTCCCCTCCCCCGTGCGTAACCCGGTGCGCCCAGGCGTCCGGAGTGTCGGGCGGGGCCGACAGGTGGAAGACGTGCCAGACCTCCGCAAGCTCCCCCTTCGACCAGGGAAAGGAGGCGAGGTGGGCCGGGCCGCTCAGCTCCAGGCCCGTCTCCTCCCGCGTCTCGCGCACGGCGGCCTCCGCGGAGGTTTCGCCCGTCTCCAGCCCGCCCGCCGGAACCTGCACGCCCGCGTCCGGGTACTCGGGGGTGTGCTCGAAGACGAGCAGTTCGCCGTTGCGCGTGACGTAGGCGAGGGCGCGCTCCCGCAGGCCGCGTTGCCGGGCCAGAGCGCGGGCCTCTGGCAGGGGCAGGGAATGTCCGGTCAGGGGTTGGGTCACGGGGAAACCTCCAGAAACGAGAACGCCTCGTCCGCCGGAACCTGCGCTCCGGGTGCGGACGAGACGAGGCGACTGCCTCCTGATCCCGCGGTACCACCGCCGTTCCGGCCCGTATGCGGGCGCGGCGCTCACGCTGCGCTGTGTCGGGCGCACCCGGACGGCTCTACACACCTCTTCAGGCTTCTTCCGCCCTGCTCGCGGGCGACTTTCCCCGGCGGCCCTCCCGGTCCCGCTCTCAGTCGCGGCGGAACCTTCCTGTGGGCGCACCCTCCGGGTACTCCTCCCGGTCACTGCTGGGAGACAGTATAGAAGAGCCGGGCGGGGGGAAGGATGCGTCACCTGGCGCATCGTCCGGGGAGGCGGGCCAGGCTCACCCCAGCTCGATGAGTCCCGCCGTCAGGAAGGGCCGCAACGTCTCCAGCGTGGCCCGGGGAGAGCCGCCCGCCCGCTCCAGCACGGCGCGCAGGGGCACCCCATCCGAGACGTGGCTCAGCGCGGCGTACTGTGCCCGGGTGACGGGCTGGGCCTCCGTCCAGCGCGGCGTGAAGCGCAGGGGCCGCTCCCAGTCGGGGAAGGCGCGCAGCAGCGGGCCCCAGGCGTCCGCCTCCCCGATCATCTGGCGCAGGGCCGGGTCGCGGCGGAGCGAAAGCGTGCGCTCGGGGGCCGCGCCCCCGGGGTCGAAGGTGAAGGTGCCCGCGTCGAGGCTGCTCAGCAGTTGCAGGGCGCCCTCGCCCGTCAGGGTCCCCGCCCGCGCGTGGATCACCTCGCCCGGCTCGAACCACAGGTCTCCCCCCCGCGCGTGCGTGACACTCAGCCGCCCGCCCCGCCCGCTGGAGAGCAGCATCTGCATGACGGAGAGAAACGGAAACACCGCGAGGTCACCGCGAACCATATGAAGAAGAGTTTAGGGCCTGCGGGAGGGGGGATGTCTGCCCCCGCCCAATGGAGGAAGCCCCGGGACACGGCACGCTCGCCGCCCTCCCGGGGCTCCGCTGAGAAAAGGCTTCAATCGATGCTCGCGCGCCAGCGCCACTCGGAGGCCCGCTTCATCACGTGCGCGAGGCCGCCTGTGATGGCGAGCTTCTGGTTCCAGGGCAGCTTCATCCAGCCCACCGCCATCAGGCCGCCCAGGGAGACGAACTCGCCCAGGGTGGTGGGCTCGTAGGCCTCGGGCTCCTCGCCGCGCGCCAGCCGCATGACGTTCTTGCCCGTCAGGCGGCCCTGCTGCCCGGCGTGCTGGGCGGTCGTGGGCACGGGCTTGCCGTCCTGGTTCAGGGCCAGGCCCATGTCGCCGATCACGAACACGTCGGGGTAGTTCTTGGCGCGCAGGGACCCGTCCACCGCGATGCGCCCGCCGGGGCCCTTCTCCAGCCGCTCGCCCCGCACGATGTCGCGCGCCGCGATGCCGCCCGTCCAGATGATCTTGCCCGCCGCCAAGACCTTTTGTTCGCCGTCTTGCGTCTGCACCGTCACGCTGTCGGCGGTCGCGCCCATCAGGCGGTGGCCCACCAGGATGTGGATGCCGTACTCGCGCAGGGTCTGCTCGGCTTTCTGCCGCAGCGCGTCGTCGAGGATCGGGAGAATCTTGGGCCCAGCCTCCACGAGGTAGATCTGGAAGGGGGGCAGGCCGCGCTCGCGGCTGAGGATCTCGGCGCGCTGGGCCAGCTCGGTCACGAGTTCCACGCCCGTCAGGCCCGCGCCGCCCACCACGATGTCGCGGTTGCCCTCGTAGTCGCTGGCAAAGGCCCGGTTTACGAAGGAGAAGATCTCGTCCGCGTCGCTGAGCTGCTTGAGCTCGGTGGCGTTCTCCGCCAGGCCCGGAATGCGGTAGAAGTTCGTCACCGAGCCCAGCGCCACGACCAGCGTGTCGTACGTCAGGACGCGCCCGTCTTTGAGTTCGACCTCCTTCTGGTCCACGTCCACGTTCTCGACCTGCGCCTGCTCGAGGTGGACGCCCGTGCCCCTCAGCAGCGGAGCGAGCGGCAGCGTCACCGGCGTGTTGTGCGCGGCGGCCTCGTGCAGCCGGGTCTCGAAGGTGTGATAGGCGTTTTGCTCCACCAGGAGCGCTTCCAGCTCGGGCAGGGGCTTCATTTTCGTGGCCGCCGCGAGTCCCGCGTAACCGGCACCGAGGATCAGGGTCTTCATGCAGTCACTCCTGTGAATGAATTCACGAGTTCACTTCGAGGCGGAGGTCACCCCAAGGAACGGGCCGGAGGGGTCCTCCGGTCACCGTTCCAGTCTACACGCCACGCGAAATGGACGTGTAAGCAAGGCCTTCATATCGGGCCCCGCCCCCCCGCCGGCGAGACCGGACGCGGGGCCACACCCCGGGGCTCCGGTTCATGCTTCAATGCAGGGGTACACACAATCCGCCCCGCCCGCAGGCCCACGGCGCACGGGCCCTGCCCCTTTCGCCCCCCAGCCGAGCTGCTCTCCCGCCCCCCGGAGGCCCCGCATGAACGTGACCGTCAACGTGAACGGCAAGCCCTACACCCGCGACGTGGAGCCCCGGATGCTCCTCGTGCACTTCCTGCGCGACGAACTCGGTCTGACCGGCACCCACGTGGGCTGCGACACCTCCCAGTGTGGTGCCTGCACCGTGCACCTCGGCGGCGACGCCATCAAGAGCTGCACCGTCCTCGCCGTGCAGGCCGACGGGATGGAGGTCACCACCATCGAGGGGATCGGCACCCCCGGCGCCCTCCACCCCCTCCAGGCGGGCTTCTGGGAGGAACACGGCCTCCAGTGCGGCTTTTGCACCCCCGGCATGATCATGGCCTCCGCCGAACTCCTGAGGCACAACCCCTCCCCCAGCGAGGAGGACATCAGATACCACCTCGAAGGCAACTACTGCCGCTGTACCGGCTACCACAACATCGTCAAGGCTGTCCAGCACGCCGCCGGGGCGATGCGCGGGGCGCAGGGACAGGAGCAGGGGCAGGCGGCGGACGATTGAGAAAAGCAGTGAGTAGGAAGTGGGCAGTGGTCAGTGGAACAAGATCAGCAAAGGCAAATGCTCTCGCTAGAGTTCCCACTTCCTCCTAACCACTCACCACTTCCCCGTTCCGGAGGAACATTTATGACCCAGTCCAGGCAAGAGAAGTACATGGGCCAGGCCCTCAAGCGCAAGGAGGACCCGCGCTTCATCACAGGGGCGGGGCAGTACACCGACGACTTCGTGGTGCACGGGATGCTGCACGCGGCGATGGTCCGCAGCCCCTACGCGCACGCCCGCATCGGGAATATCGACAAGGCGAGCGTGGAGGGGATGCCGGGCGTGGTCGCCGTCTACACGGGCGAGGACGTGAAGGCCGCCGGGCTCGGAAGCATTCCGGTGGGCTGGCTGCTCCCCGGCCTCTTGGTGCCCGCCCACCACGCCATCGCGCAGGGCGAGGTCAACCACGTCGGCGACATCGTGGCGGTGGTGATCGCCGAGACGCGCGTGCAGGCGGAAGACGCCGCCGCGCTGCTCGACGTGGAGTACGAGGCGCTGCCTGCCGTGTCGCTCGGGAGCGCCGCGCTGGAGGAGGGCGCCGCGCAGGTCCACGACGACGTGCCCGGCAACGTGGCCTTCCGCTGGGAGATCGGGGACGAGGCCGCGCTGAACGAGGCCTTTAACCGCGCCCACAAGACCGTGAAGGTCAAGCTGCGCAACCACCGCCTCGTGCCCAACGCCATCGAGCCGCGCGCTTCGCTCGCCCAGTTCGCGCCCGCCAGCGGCGAGTACACGCTGCACACGACCTCGCAGAATCCGCACATCCACCGCCTGATCCTGGCGGCCTTCGTGATGGGCATCCCCGAGCACAAGCTGCGCGTGATCAGCCCCGACGTGGGCGGCGGCTTCGGCTCCAAGATCTTCCAGTACCAGGAAGAGGTCATCGTCCTGATGGCGGCGCGTCAACTCGGGCGCCCGATCAAGTGGGCCGCCCGCCGCAGCGAGTCCTTCGTCTCGGACATGCAGGGCCGCGACCACGAATCCGAGGCCGAACTCGCCGTGGACGAGAACGGCAAGATGCTCGGGCTGCGGGTGAACACGGTCGCCAACCTGGGGGCGTACCTCACCTTATTTGCGCCCGCCGTGCCCACCTACCTGTACGGCACGCTGCTCAACGGGGTGTACAAGTTCCCCGCCATCCACGCGAAGGTGACGGGCGTGGTGACGAATACCGTGCCCGTGGACGCCTACCGCGGCGCGGGCCGTCCCGAGGCGACCTACCTCATCGAGCGCATCGTGGACGTGATGGCGCACGAGCTGGGGATGGACCCCGCCGAGTTCCGCCGGATCAACTTCATTCAGGCCGACGAGTTCCCGTACCAGACGCCCGTCGCGCTCGTGTACGACTCCGGCGACTACGAGCCCGCGCTCGACATGGCGCTGGAGATGATGAACTACCGGGAGCTGCGCGCCGAGCAGGAGCGCATGAAGGGCACGAACAAGATTCTGGGCGTGGGCGTGATCTCGTACCTGGAGGCGTGCGGCCTGGCGCCGTCCGCGCTCGTCGGCCAGCTCGGGGCACAGGCGGGGCAGTGGGAGAGCAGCCTGGTGCGGGTGCACCCGACCGGCAAGGTCGAGCTGTACACCGGCTCGCACAGCCACGGGCAGGGGCACGAGACGGCCTTCCCGCAAATCGCCGCCGACGAGCTGCAAATCCCCATCGAGGACATCGACCTCATCCACGGCGACACGGGCCGGATGCCCTACGGCTGGGGCACGTACGGCAGCCGAAGTGCCGCGGTGGGCGGCAGCGCCCTGAAGATGGCCCTGCAAAAGATCACCGCCAAGTCGCGCAAGATCGCCGCGCACCTCCTCGAAGCCTCGGAAGAGGACGTGGAGCACGAAGGCGGCGTGTTCCGCATCAAGGGGGCGCCGGAGAGGAGCAAGACCTTCTTCGACGTGGCGCTGATGGCCCACCTCGCCCACAACCTCCCCGAGGGGATGGAGCCGGGCCTGGAGGCGACCGCCTTCTACGACCCCAAGAACTTCGTGTACCCCTTCGGCACCCACGTCGCGGTCGTCGAGATCGACACCGACACCGGCAAGGTGGACCTGCGCG from the Deinococcus planocerae genome contains:
- a CDS encoding xanthine dehydrogenase family protein molybdopterin-binding subunit, yielding MTQSRQEKYMGQALKRKEDPRFITGAGQYTDDFVVHGMLHAAMVRSPYAHARIGNIDKASVEGMPGVVAVYTGEDVKAAGLGSIPVGWLLPGLLVPAHHAIAQGEVNHVGDIVAVVIAETRVQAEDAAALLDVEYEALPAVSLGSAALEEGAAQVHDDVPGNVAFRWEIGDEAALNEAFNRAHKTVKVKLRNHRLVPNAIEPRASLAQFAPASGEYTLHTTSQNPHIHRLILAAFVMGIPEHKLRVISPDVGGGFGSKIFQYQEEVIVLMAARQLGRPIKWAARRSESFVSDMQGRDHESEAELAVDENGKMLGLRVNTVANLGAYLTLFAPAVPTYLYGTLLNGVYKFPAIHAKVTGVVTNTVPVDAYRGAGRPEATYLIERIVDVMAHELGMDPAEFRRINFIQADEFPYQTPVALVYDSGDYEPALDMALEMMNYRELRAEQERMKGTNKILGVGVISYLEACGLAPSALVGQLGAQAGQWESSLVRVHPTGKVELYTGSHSHGQGHETAFPQIAADELQIPIEDIDLIHGDTGRMPYGWGTYGSRSAAVGGSALKMALQKITAKSRKIAAHLLEASEEDVEHEGGVFRIKGAPERSKTFFDVALMAHLAHNLPEGMEPGLEATAFYDPKNFVYPFGTHVAVVEIDTDTGKVDLRGYGCVDDCGPLINPLIAEGQVHGGIAQGAGQALWEDAAYDEEGNFLAGTFMEYAVPRADDLPNFKIDHTVTPSPHNPLGVKGIGEAGTIASTAAVANAVMDALWHECGIKHLDMPYTSEKVWRAIQAARTAGMGQAADD
- a CDS encoding DUF4388 domain-containing protein; the encoded protein is MVRGDLAVFPFLSVMQMLLSSGRGGRLSVTHARGGDLWFEPGEVIHARAGTLTGEGALQLLSSLDAGTFTFDPGGAAPERTLSLRRDPALRQMIGEADAWGPLLRAFPDWERPLRFTPRWTEAQPVTRAQYAALSHVSDGVPLRAVLERAGGSPRATLETLRPFLTAGLIELG
- a CDS encoding NUDIX hydrolase, with protein sequence MTQPLTGHSLPLPEARALARQRGLRERALAYVTRNGELLVFEHTPEYPDAGVQVPAGGLETGETSAEAAVRETREETGLELSGPAHLASFPWSKGELAEVWHVFHLSAPPDTPDAWAHRVTHGGGDAGLTFLCRFAPLGASSLTPGDGHDAALPELTRHLHLPPMELSHD
- a CDS encoding (2Fe-2S)-binding protein, with the translated sequence MNVTVNVNGKPYTRDVEPRMLLVHFLRDELGLTGTHVGCDTSQCGACTVHLGGDAIKSCTVLAVQADGMEVTTIEGIGTPGALHPLQAGFWEEHGLQCGFCTPGMIMASAELLRHNPSPSEEDIRYHLEGNYCRCTGYHNIVKAVQHAAGAMRGAQGQEQGQAADD
- a CDS encoding valine--tRNA ligase; translated protein: MTDTTFDPTEAGSGALAKAFDPAAIEPAWAARWRSEPFRADASSGKPPFTIVIPPPNVTGNLHLGHALDNTLIDTLIRFKRTQGFEALYLPGMDHAGISTQVVVERQLKQEGLTRFDLGRGAFVNRVWEWKAQSGGMILDQLTRLGVSVDWTREKFTMDEELSKAVRAQFVRLYHEGLAYRGERIVNWDPASQTTLSELEIDREVRKGKMSTLSYKLEDPSLPASNGESGEIRIATVRPETIFADQAIAVHPEDERFRHLIGQRARIPLTDRFIPIIADEAVEREFGVGALKITPAHDPTDFEIGERHNLARPSVIDLDGNLGSDLVPEPFRGMERFAARKAVVAALAESGDLIEERDHDTAIGLSERTKVPVEPIVSTQWFVTMKPMADRVLAGLDAGEIRLTPERYTKVNRDWLENIRDWNISRQLWWGHQIPAWYDDEGNVYVPSPETPDLDCDQDPRYAHLNLRRDPDVFDTWFSSNLWPFSTLGWPDTDCEDYRKFYPTQVLVTGYDILFFWVARMEMAGYHFTGQAPFSTVMLHGLYLDAKGQKMSKSKGNGIDPLELFDTYGVDACRFAFTSLSTGGQDIRHDPRRFEQGRNFANKLWNAARFARLRLAEGVPNLGGDDDLTRYVRSAVEAPDTHGSDPLRSRDALAQLRARPDLTLADRWIISRLNAVTAEVTALLDEYDIGAAIRALYAFTWDEFCDWYIEAAKPALAEGRLGTLGTLKAVLEHILKLLHPFMPFITSELYASLGHRRQLALHSWPQPDETLHDAEATRAFGALRAAVSAARSLKNELGLSPQDRLSVAVEGDLAPLVRENARVVEGIARVTLTDVLEGRTLSAVEAGVTVRAPLEGTVDVEDWLARQRKRLAEFDKQIRQAQGKLRSEGFVARAPHDVIEEERRRVQDFSAQKERLEQVLAQFA
- a CDS encoding NAD(P)/FAD-dependent oxidoreductase, which encodes MKTLILGAGYAGLAAATKMKPLPELEALLVEQNAYHTFETRLHEAAAHNTPVTLPLAPLLRGTGVHLEQAQVENVDVDQKEVELKDGRVLTYDTLVVALGSVTNFYRIPGLAENATELKQLSDADEIFSFVNRAFASDYEGNRDIVVGGAGLTGVELVTELAQRAEILSRERGLPPFQIYLVEAGPKILPILDDALRQKAEQTLREYGIHILVGHRLMGATADSVTVQTQDGEQKVLAAGKIIWTGGIAARDIVRGERLEKGPGGRIAVDGSLRAKNYPDVFVIGDMGLALNQDGKPVPTTAQHAGQQGRLTGKNVMRLARGEEPEAYEPTTLGEFVSLGGLMAVGWMKLPWNQKLAITGGLAHVMKRASEWRWRASID